A portion of the Stegostoma tigrinum isolate sSteTig4 chromosome 18, sSteTig4.hap1, whole genome shotgun sequence genome contains these proteins:
- the LOC125460879 gene encoding uncharacterized protein LOC125460879 isoform X2: MEDNEKYTGNRKGRKSCGLESSINRKFVQNAVEELTNTNKNCASSADNDGYYSALQQYYGRLSTKCQKVGTKMADKFHVEHEDAMDDDEIKSTKSRNSSSKSVANMNLSKGFVRKPGNSQHRFSVAYLAETGNTRVEFEQSCHLPGLNRISLDLEIGHRSVSQAANHSEGIGTDKLCLDNCARNVEGTRSEKEAGLDLVPRVQSEVVFPSPVQHVPFLTSTCEKPEGKMNKLTKYPDGNIHSTKSTTSIATSLSKTSIKPCTGMISNGAICHSTISKCSDKEDDIKEEYISDFNHTFCKKARACTGSLLPVVESGMRSHNQKQPRRSALKKSFDGHNHPQMLLLKVPKTRDEWMDSCGKETSKRSVKGCLQKKYPVPIYQSLNQDFRRSIPEASTDFCINCSYEQKQDCRFRQPCHQSSPCYQSVHSLGCDEKCTFQVENEQTCLQLSDSVNLKLSKFPSAERTIELSSSHGGHVPIITMTCPTPVPH, translated from the exons ATGGAAGATAATGAAAAGTACACAGGAaatagaaaaggaagaaaaagttgTGGATTGGAATCCAGCATAAACAG AAAATTTGTGCAAAATGCAGTAGAAGAATTAACAAACACAAATAAAAATTGTGCCAGTTCAGCGGATAATGATGGCTATTATTCAGCTTTGCAACAATATTATGGACGACTATCAACCAAATGCCAGAAG GTTGGAACAAAGATGGCAGACAAGTTCCATGTTGAACATGAGGACGCGATGGATGATGATGAGATCAAAAGTACAAAGAGTAGAAATAGCTCCTCCAAATCTGTTGCGAATATGAACTTGTCAAAGGGCTTTGTGAGAAAACCTGGTAATAGTCAGCACCGATTTTCGGTGGCATACCTTGCAGAAACTGGAAATACCAG AGTTGAATTTGAACAAAGCTGTCACCTGCCTGGATTGAATAGAATTAGCCTGGACCTGGAAATTGGGCACAGATCTGTAAGTCAGGCTGCAAACCATTCAGAAGGAATTGGCACTGACAAGTTGTGCTTAGATAACTGTGCACGAAATGTAGAAGGTACTCGCAGTGAGAAAGAAGCTGGTCTGGACCTTGTCCCACGTGTGCAATCTGAAGTTGTTTTCCCAAGTCCAGTTCAACACGTTCCTTTTTTAACTTCAACTTGTGAAAAGCCTGAAGGAAagatgaacaaattaacaaagtaTCCTGATGGCAACATTCATTCGACTAAGTCTACCACCTCTATAGCAACCAGTTTAAGCAAAACATCTATCAAGCCTTGCACAGGCATGATCTCCAATGGAGCTATTTGTCACAGCACCATCAGCAAATGCTCTGACAAAGAAGATGATATAAAAGAAGAATATATTTCTGACTTCAATCATACGTTTTGCAAGAAGGCAAGAGCATGCACTGGAAGTCTACTTCCTGTTGTGGAGTCTGGTATGAGAAGCCACAATCAGAAGCAGCCTAGGAGGTCCGCCCTAAAGAAGTCATTCGATGGGCATAATCATCCTCAAATGTTGCTTCTGAAAGTTCCTAAAACGAGAGATGAATGGATGGATAGCTGTGGAAAGGAGACTTCAAAGAGAAGTGTGAAAGGCTGCTTACAAAAGAAATATCCTGTACCCATCTATCAGTCGTTAAACCAAGATTTTAGACGCTCAATTCCTGAAGCATCTACTGACTTTTGCATTAATTGCTCTTATGAACAGAAGCAAGACTGCAGATTCAGGCAACCTTGCCACCAGTCCTCGCCTTGTTATCAGAGTGTGCATAGTCTAGGGTGTGATGAAAAATGTACTTTTCAAGTCGAGAATGAACAGACTTGTTTACAACTCTCAGACTCCGTGAACTTGAAGCTGTCTAAATTCCCTTCAGCAGAGCGTACTATTGAATTATCTAGTTCCCACGGAGGTCACGTTCCTATAATAACAATGACTTGTCCTACTCCAGTGCCACATTGA